Genomic window (Rhodothermales bacterium):
CGTGCAGGCCGTCAACATGGCGTTTGCAGCCTCTGACTTCGCGCCGGAGGGCGTGTTCAATGTGAGCGCGTCCATCGCGACGGACGTCGAGGGCAATCGTCCGGAAGTGCCCCGCGCGTTCGGCGTCACGTCGGTCTATCCCAATCCCTTTGCGGGCCAGACCACGTTCAACCTCGACATGCCACACGTGGGCGACGTGACGCTCCGGGTCTGGTCCGTGCTGGGTGCCCGTGTGGCCCAGCAGCATCTGGGGGTCCTGGCTGCCGGAACGCATCCGGTGGCGTGGCGCCCCGATGGCCTGGCAGCCGGCCTGTACTTCTATGAGGTTTCGGACGGGCAGAACGTATCGACCGGATCATTCACCATCATCTCCCGATAAATGACCCGTTCCCGATTGGCCTGTCTCGCGGTGGGCCTGCTTCTTTCGTCGGCCGCCAACGGTCAGAGCCAGTCCGTCGTGGTCGTGGGGCTCCCCCTCATGGAATACACGTCGGTGTCGGTTGCCGATTTTGACCAGGACGGCCGGAGCGACCTGGTCATGTCCGGTGAACTGCTGAATGGTACCCACGTCACGCGGCTCTATTCGTTCACGGAGCGTCGAGTGGTGCCGCGTCCCAATACGTCGGACCGGATTGAGGCCCATTACGAACAGCGCCCGTTCATTTCCCGACCCGTTTTCCGTGGCGCCTCGGCGTGGCTGGATTTCAACCAGGACGGCTGGATGGACCTGATCGTGTCCGGCCTGTCGGAAACCGAGGTGACCACGAACGAGCGCCGGTTGCTGCCGTTCACGGATATGTACCGGAACCAGTCGGGCTCGGGGCTGACCATCCAGAACGGGATTTCCCTGCCTGGCGTGTATGACGGCCGTGTGGCCACGGGCGACCTGGACAATGATGGTTTCCCCGAAATCGTGCTGTCCGGTCGCACGAACGACGGTCTCGAGTTCGCGGTTTTCCGGAATGTCGAGACGCTGGATGCCCAGGCGAACCCCATCCGCACCGTCGCGCGCAGCACGGACGTGTTCGCCCCCATCCAGGCCACCAGCCTGGACCTGGTGGACGTGGATGGCGATGGCTTCAAGGATATCGTGGCCGCGGGATTCACGGCCGACTCGCAGCCCGTGCTGCATGCCTACCGGAATATCAACGGACAGTCGTTCGTGCCCATGACCCTGGACCTGGATACCGGATACTTCGGCTCGCTCGTCTTCGGTGACCTGGACCGGGACGGTGACGTGGATGTAGTCACACTGGCCGGCACGCCGTCACCGGGACTGCTGCGCGGAGAGACACGACTCTTCATGAACGACGGCGAGGGGACGTTCACGGAGGATTCGGAGCGCCTGTCCCGCTTCCGGCCGGTCCCCGGACTGTTCCTGGGCGGCGGGCAGATGATGGACTTTGACGGCGATTCCGACGTGGACATCCTGCTGAACGGATTCGTCGGGCTGGACAATGACGAACAGCAACGGATGGTCATCCTGGAGCAGATTGACGGGCAGTTGCTGAATATCCTGGACGCCCGTTCCGTGCGCAACGGCAGCGTCCTCATGATGGACTACGACGGCAACGGTCGCATGGACCTCTTCCAGGTGGGCCGGTCGGGCGACCAACTCGTCATGCAGCTCTTCGAATAACGGCGGCCTGTCGACCGGCACAGGTCAGTTCACGAACGTCAACCAGCCGTGCGGATCGTTGCCGCGGTGCAGGATGTCGAAGAAGGCGGTCTGCAGCTTCTCGGTGATCGGACCGCGCTTGCCGGACCCGATGGTGTGGTGGTCAATGGAGCGGATGGGCGTCACTTCCGCCGCCGTACCCGTGAAGAATACCTCGTCGGCAATGTAGAGGGCTTCCCGCGGAATGAGTCCTTCCTTTACCGTCAACCCCATTTCCTCGGCCAGCGTCACGATGCTGCTGCGCGTTATGCCCGGCAGGATGGACAATGCGATCGGCGCCGTGAAAAGCACGCCGTCCTTGACCAGGAACAGGTTCTCGCCCGAGCCTTCAGCCAGGTGACCGTTCACGCTCAGCATGATGCCTTCCGAAAAGCCGTTCAGCACGGCATCCATCTTCACCAGGCTGGCGTTCAGATAGTTGCCGCCGGCCTTGGCCATGGACGGAAACGTGTTGGGCGCCATGCGATTCCAGGAAGCCACGTGCACGTCAACGCCGTTTTCCAGGGCTTCCGGACCCAGGTAGGCGCCCCATTCCCAGACGGCAATGATGGTGTGTACCGGGTTCTTCAGCGGATTCACGCCCATGGGCCCCAGACCACGGAAAGAGAGCGGCCGGATGTAGCATTCCTTCAGGCCGGACCGACGGATGGTTTCCATCGAAGCCTCCTCGAGCTCTTCCCGCGTATAGCCCAGGTCCATGCGGTAGATGCGTCCCGAGTCGATGAGCCGCTGCATGTGCTCCGGATTCCGGAAAACGGCGGAGCCCCTGTCCGTGTTGTAGCATCGGATGCCCTCGAACACGGACGATCCGTAATGGAGCGCGTGCGTCAGGACGTGGACATTGGCGTCTTCGTGTCGGACGAACGAACCGTCCATCCAGATATCAGGCTTCGACATGGCGTGTACAGCTGAAGTGAGTTGCGGAAAAAAACCCAGTCCAAAAGAACCAGTCAGGTTCTCAAAAGGTCCGGGGATTGCGGATGGCGTATCGGGCTATGGTACCGAGAATCCAGATTCCGGCCTTGATCGTTCCCGACACCGTTCCGGTTACCTTCGACTGGCCGATCCGGGACCGGTACGAGACCGGAATCTCCTCCGTGCGCAGCCCGGCCGTGGCCGCCTTGATCTGCATTTCAATGGTCCACCCGTACGTCGTGTCCTGCATGTCCAGCCGTTGGAGGTCGGCATGCCGGACGGCCCGGAACGGTC
Coding sequences:
- a CDS encoding VCBS repeat-containing protein — protein: MTRSRLACLAVGLLLSSAANGQSQSVVVVGLPLMEYTSVSVADFDQDGRSDLVMSGELLNGTHVTRLYSFTERRVVPRPNTSDRIEAHYEQRPFISRPVFRGASAWLDFNQDGWMDLIVSGLSETEVTTNERRLLPFTDMYRNQSGSGLTIQNGISLPGVYDGRVATGDLDNDGFPEIVLSGRTNDGLEFAVFRNVETLDAQANPIRTVARSTDVFAPIQATSLDLVDVDGDGFKDIVAAGFTADSQPVLHAYRNINGQSFVPMTLDLDTGYFGSLVFGDLDRDGDVDVVTLAGTPSPGLLRGETRLFMNDGEGTFTEDSERLSRFRPVPGLFLGGGQMMDFDGDSDVDILLNGFVGLDNDEQQRMVILEQIDGQLLNILDARSVRNGSVLMMDYDGNGRMDLFQVGRSGDQLVMQLFE
- a CDS encoding branched-chain amino acid transaminase encodes the protein MSKPDIWMDGSFVRHEDANVHVLTHALHYGSSVFEGIRCYNTDRGSAVFRNPEHMQRLIDSGRIYRMDLGYTREELEEASMETIRRSGLKECYIRPLSFRGLGPMGVNPLKNPVHTIIAVWEWGAYLGPEALENGVDVHVASWNRMAPNTFPSMAKAGGNYLNASLVKMDAVLNGFSEGIMLSVNGHLAEGSGENLFLVKDGVLFTAPIALSILPGITRSSIVTLAEEMGLTVKEGLIPREALYIADEVFFTGTAAEVTPIRSIDHHTIGSGKRGPITEKLQTAFFDILHRGNDPHGWLTFVN